One Brassica napus cultivar Da-Ae chromosome C4, Da-Ae, whole genome shotgun sequence genomic region harbors:
- the LOC106395962 gene encoding CASP-like protein 5A1 produces MMNVSRPAVRPVIAVPVGPTGGANDRPPVRMKDIQGMPGTTGGLILRLSQFVSSLISLSVMLTTPDFHSFTAFCGLVFAVSLQSLWSLSLFIMDAYALLVGRSLGNHLVVRCFTVGDGITCLLTFAAASASAGISVLINDLDKCDGSHCTRFQTATAMAFISWLAVFPSFFLNFWSLATH; encoded by the exons ATGATGAACGTGAGCCGACCGGCGGTTCGTCCGGTAATTGCTGTCCCCGTGGGTCCTACCGGCGGAGCCAACGATAGACCGCCAGTGAGGATGAAAGATATTCAGGGAATGCCAGGAACCACCGGCGGCCTCATCCTCCGCCTCTCTCAGTTCGTCTCCTCTCTCATCTCCCTCTCCGTCATGCTCACCACCCCCGACTTCCACTCCTTCACCGCATTCTG TGGTTTGGTTTTTGCGGTCAGCTTGCAAAGCCTGTGGAGCTTGTCTCTTTTTATCATGGACGCTTATGCTCTTTTGGTTGGAAGAAGCCTTGGGAATCACTTGGTTGTTCGATGTTTCACAGTTGGAGATGGA ATCACATGCCTACTTACGTTTGCAGCTGCATCTGCGTCTGCTGGCATATCCGTACTCATCAACGATCTTGATAAATGTGATGGCAGCCACTGCACAAGGTTTCAGACCGCTACAGCAATGGCTTTCATCAGCTGGCTTGCTGTGTTTCCTTCCTTCTTTCTCAACTTCTGGTCCTTAGCCACCCACTAA